Proteins encoded together in one Hevea brasiliensis isolate MT/VB/25A 57/8 chromosome 16, ASM3005281v1, whole genome shotgun sequence window:
- the LOC131174399 gene encoding putative glutamine amidotransferase GAT1_2.1: MASDLSVILPRVLIVSRRSVRKNKFVDFVGEYHLDLIVGYGALPVIVPRVSGVHMLLDSFEPIHGVLLCEGEDIDPSLYEAETTNLSPEELEQIRRLHASDTAIDKEKDSIELRLAKLCLERNIPYLGICRGSQVLNVACGGTLYLDIEKEISNKFVESQRVKHIDYDNYDGHRHVINVVESSPLHHWYKDSLEEGKMEISVNSYHHQGVKRLAQRLVPMAYAPDGLIEGFYDPDAYNPEEGKFIMGLQFHPERMRQPDTNQFDYPGCPKAYQVFVKAVIAYKKKLNITTSVPKPMKLNQEMKNKRKVIQWSFSLARNMFTTGQELHPSKESELKAGAEFLQCNTALSFQQKNRLEQIGATVRNGGSYIERLQLNEENERQAKNVMGKMSIEQLSDLLSFYHMMGQICSEVLERKLNGINCQ; the protein is encoded by the exons ATGGCTTCCGATCTCTCTGTCATCCTTCCTCGTGTCCTCATCGTCTCTAGACGCAGCGTTCGCAAGAACAAGTTCGTAGATTTTGTGG GTGAATATCACCTTGATCTTATAGTAGGCTACGGTGCCTTACCCGTTATTGTGCCTCGTGTTAGTGGGGTGCATATGTTGCTGGACAGTTTTGAGCCGATCCATGGTGTTCTTCTTTGTGAAGGAGAAGATATTGATCCATCTCTCTATGAAGCTGAAACAACTAATCTTTCACCAGAAGAGTTGGAACAAATCAGGAGGCTGCACGCAAGCGATACAGCTATCGACAAAGAAAAGGATTCAATTGAATTAAGGCTTGCTAAACTTTGCCTGGAAAGGAACATACCTTACTTGGGAATTTGCAGGGGTTCACAGGTTCTAAATGTTGCCTGCGGAGGTACCCTTTATCTAGATATAGAAAAGGAGATATCAAACAAGTTCGTGGAGTCCCAGAGGGTGAAGCACATTGATTATGATAATTATGATGGGCATAGACACGTGATTAATGTAGTTGAGAGCAGCCCTCTGCACCATTGGTACAAGGATTCTCTGGAAGAGGGTAAAATGGAAATTTCTGTTAATAGTTACCACCACCAAGGCGTTAAGAGGTTGGCCCAAAGACTTGTGCCAATGGCTTATGCACCTGACGGATTGATTGAAGGGTTTTATGATCCAGATGCCTATAATCCTGAAGAGGGTAAGTTTATAATGGGACTTCAGTTCCATCCGGAGAGAATGAGGCAGCCTGATACCAATCAATTTGATTATCCAGGATGCCCAAAGGCTTATCAG GTTTTTGTGAAGGCTGTAATTGCCTATAAGAAGAAGCTTAATATCACAACATCAGTGCCAAAGCCTATGAAGCTAAATCAAGAAATGAAGAATAAAAGAAAAGTTATACAATGGAGCTTCTCACTTGCAAGAAATATGTTTACCACCGGCCAAGAGCTGCACCCATCAAAAGAATCAGAGCTGAAAGCTGGAGCAGAATTTCTACAG TGCAACACAGCTTTGAGTTTCCAACAAAAGAATAGGCTAGAGCAGATAGGAGCAACAGTAAGGAATGGTGGATCCTACATTGAGAGATTGCAGTTGAATGAGGAAAATGAAAGACAAGCTAAAAATGTGATGGGAAAAATGTCGATAGAGCAGTTATCTGATCTCCTGTCTTTCTACCACATGATGGGCCAGATTTGCTCAGAGGTCCTGGAAAGAAAGCTTAACGGCATTAATTGTCAGTGA